A part of Acipenser ruthenus chromosome 12, fAciRut3.2 maternal haplotype, whole genome shotgun sequence genomic DNA contains:
- the chrng gene encoding acetylcholine receptor subunit gamma, translating into MGTPALPPLALVLILCSHTVVLSRNQEETLLKDLMKGYNKNIRPAERNEDVIQVTLKMTLTNLISLKEREETLTTNVWIEMQWCDYRLKWNSSQHEDIELLRVPSKSIWLPDIVLENNVDGNFEIALYANALVYSSGCIYWLPPAIYRSACSITVDYFPFDWQNCSMVFRSRTYSANEIHLVLTEEEIKPGETQTIEWIDIDPAAFTENGEWAIKHRPAKKVISERFSKDELEYQEVVFFLIIQRKPLFYIINMIVPCVLISSLGLLVYYLPAKAGGQKCTVSISILLAQTVFLFLIAQKVPETSLAVPLIGKYLMFIMSVATITVMNCVLVLNISLRTPNTHGMPRQVRQIFLNLLPRLLRMQMRPSVEGESCGSAPPRRRSSLGLITKADEYVLKTPRTELMFKNQKEREGLMKAVLQKITQELEVGTALDLCTSLAHAAPEIRSCVNSCAHIAAATRQQNDFDSENEEWFLVGRVIDRVCFFVMSLLFILGTIGIFLMGHFNQAPSMPFPGDPKKYLP; encoded by the exons TGGTGCTGAGTCGAAACCAGGAGGAGACCCTGCTGAAGGACCTGATGAAGGGGTACAACAAGAACATCCGACCTGCCGAGCGCAACGAGGACGTCATCCAGGTCACCCTGAAAATGACCCTGACCAACCTCATCTCACTG AAAGAACGAGAAGAGACTCTCACGACCAACGTGTGGATTGAAATG CAATGGTGTGACTACCGGCTGAAGTGGAACAGCTCTCAGCATGAGGACATCGAGCTGCTCCGCGTTCCTTCCAAGAGCATCTGGCTGCCAGACATCGTCCTGGAGAACAA TGTGGATGGTAACTTTGAGATTGCACTCTATGCCAATGCCCTGGTATACTCCTCTGGCTGCATCTACTGGCTGCCCCCTGCTATCTACCGCAGTGCCTGCTCCATCACCGTCGACTACTTCCCCTTTGACTGGCAGAACTGCTCCATGGTCTTCCG ctcaCGGACATACAGTGCCAACGAGATCCACCTGGTTCTCACAGAAGAGGAGATAAAACCAGGGGAGACACAAACCATTGAGTGGATTGATATCGACCCTGCTGCCTTTACAG AGAATGGAGAGTGGGCGATCAAGCACCGTCCAGCGAAGAAAGTGATCAGTGAGCGGTTCAGCAAGGATGAGCTGGAGTACCAGGAGGTGGTGTTCTTCCTGATCATCCAGAGGAAGCCTCTCTTCTACATCATCAACATGATCGTGCCCTGTGTGCTCATCTCCTCACTCGGACTGCTCGTCTACTACCTGCCTGCCAAGG CGGGCGGACAGAAGTGCACAGTATCCATCTCCATCTTGCTGGCTCAGACTGTCTTCCTTTTCCTCATTGCGCAGAAGGTTCCAGAAACTTCCCTGGCTGTGCCTCTCATTGGGAA GTACCTGATGTTCATAATGAGTGTGGCCACCATCACCGTGATGAACTGCGTCCTCGTGTTAAACATCTCTCTGCGGACGCCCAACACACACGGCATGCCCAGACAGGTCCGGCAG ATCTTCCTGAATCTGCTGCCTCGTCTCCTGCGCATGCAGATGCGTCCGTCCGTGGAGGGGGAGTCCTGCGGGTCCGCCCCCCCGCGGAGGCGCAGCTCGCTGGGACTCATCACCAAGGCGGACGAGTACGTCCTGAAGACCCCCCGCACGGAGCTCATGTTCAAGAATCAGAAAGAGAGGGAAGGGCTGATGAAGGCTGTGCTGCAGAAGATCA CTCAAGAGTTGGAGGTGGGCACTGCGCTGGACCTGTGTACCAGCCTGGCGCACGCCGCGCCCGAGATTCGCTCCTGTGTCAACTCCTGCGCTCACATCGCGGCCGCAACTCGCCAGCAGAATGATTTTGACAGC GAGAACGAGGAGTGGTTTCTGGTGGGCCGGGTGATTGACAGGGTGTGTTTCTTTGTGATGTCACTGCTCTTCATCCTGGGCACCATTGGCATCTTCCTCATGGGGCACTTCAACCAGGCGCCCTCCATGCCTTTCCCCGGGGACCCCAAGAAGTACCTACCctaa